In Longimicrobium sp., one genomic interval encodes:
- a CDS encoding Abi family protein, whose translation MAGRYRKPALAPAALLAHLRSRGLVIPDPTRALRALEYVGYYRLLIYMRPLQQPRAPKAFIPGTSFSDVLSLYEFDRELRLLCLDGIERVEVALRAAIVSQVAVPHGPHFYLDHTLFEKADYFIEFFQAAAKARYLGIQHYRATYDDPPLAPIWTIMEALTYGQLSHLFSWLRLPQRKQIALRFGFDESILLSWFRSLNVLRNMCAHHNRLWNFHMLVDQPKAAKRLKAEFASTEWFYARAVVLAALLDASGYGADWRRRLIALINRYPAVNPSSMGFPADWRNRAFWR comes from the coding sequence GTGGCCGGCCGATACCGCAAGCCCGCGCTCGCACCGGCCGCCCTCCTGGCTCATCTGCGGAGCCGCGGGCTGGTCATCCCGGATCCCACTCGAGCCCTTCGTGCGCTCGAATACGTCGGCTACTACCGGTTGCTGATCTACATGCGACCGCTTCAGCAGCCACGTGCACCCAAAGCCTTCATCCCGGGCACCTCGTTCAGCGACGTCCTCTCGCTGTACGAGTTCGACCGCGAGCTCCGTCTTCTCTGCCTCGACGGGATCGAGCGCGTTGAAGTGGCGCTCCGGGCCGCGATCGTGAGCCAGGTGGCGGTGCCGCACGGGCCGCATTTCTACCTGGACCATACCCTGTTCGAGAAGGCGGACTACTTCATCGAGTTCTTCCAGGCCGCCGCCAAGGCCCGTTATCTGGGAATCCAGCACTACCGCGCCACTTACGACGATCCACCCCTGGCGCCGATCTGGACCATCATGGAGGCGCTGACGTACGGGCAGCTCTCGCACCTGTTCTCCTGGCTGCGCCTTCCCCAGCGGAAACAGATTGCACTCCGGTTCGGTTTCGACGAGTCGATCCTGCTCTCCTGGTTCCGATCGCTGAACGTGCTGCGCAACATGTGCGCGCATCACAACAGGCTGTGGAACTTCCACATGCTGGTCGACCAGCCGAAAGCCGCAAAACGGCTGAAGGCGGAGTTCGCGAGCACGGAGTGGTTCTATGCTCGCGCCGTCGTTCTTGCCGCGCTTCTGGACGCGTCCGGGTACGGCGCCGACTGGCGCCGGCGACTCATTGCGCTCATCAACCGCTACCCGGCAGTGAACCCTTCGAGCATGGGCTTCCCCGCGGACTGGAGGAATCGCGCCTTCTGGCGGTGA
- a CDS encoding nucleotidyltransferase family protein, with protein MIAGIVLAAGRSRRMGQPKAFLRLGGATFLERAVAALREGGCGEVVVVAGPRDDAAAREIADAAAQLGARVAVNPDAGSEQVDSLRAALRALGRDVAAAVVIPVDVPGVSADGVRAVVEAFGRGDPPPPIVQPFDGTRHGHPVLFARAVWSELMADPLPDGARTVIHAYATERAEVRVARLPADVDTPEDYRRLLETEMGV; from the coding sequence ATGATCGCCGGGATCGTGCTGGCCGCCGGGCGCTCGCGCCGGATGGGGCAGCCCAAGGCGTTCCTCCGGCTGGGCGGAGCGACCTTCCTGGAGCGTGCCGTCGCCGCGCTGCGGGAGGGGGGATGCGGCGAGGTGGTGGTCGTCGCCGGGCCGCGGGACGACGCCGCGGCGCGCGAGATCGCCGATGCGGCGGCGCAGCTGGGCGCGCGGGTGGCGGTGAATCCGGATGCCGGCTCGGAGCAGGTGGACTCGCTCCGGGCCGCGCTGCGTGCGCTGGGCCGCGACGTCGCCGCCGCGGTGGTGATCCCCGTCGACGTTCCCGGCGTCTCCGCGGACGGGGTGCGGGCGGTGGTCGAGGCGTTCGGGCGGGGCGATCCCCCTCCCCCGATCGTGCAGCCGTTCGACGGGACGCGGCACGGACACCCGGTGCTCTTCGCCCGCGCGGTGTGGTCCGAGCTGATGGCCGACCCTCTCCCCGACGGCGCGCGCACGGTGATCCACGCCTACGCCACGGAGCGCGCCGAGGTGCGCGTCGCCCGCCTCCCCGCGGACGTGGACACGCCGGAGGACTACCGCCGGCTGCTGGAGACGGAGATGGGGGTTTGA
- a CDS encoding XdhC family protein, protein MNEDLAVYAAAERAAAEGRTVALATIVRCRGSTPRGCGSKMLVDPDRGLTGTVGGGCGEAEVIEAARDVLETGEPRLLRIDLTEDLLSWSPAVCGGTFDVFIERVAPAR, encoded by the coding sequence GTGAACGAAGACCTGGCCGTCTACGCCGCCGCCGAGCGGGCCGCCGCCGAGGGACGCACCGTGGCGCTCGCCACCATCGTGCGCTGCCGCGGCTCCACGCCGCGCGGGTGCGGCAGCAAGATGCTGGTCGATCCCGATCGCGGCCTCACCGGCACCGTGGGCGGCGGCTGTGGCGAGGCCGAGGTGATCGAGGCCGCGCGCGACGTGCTGGAAACGGGCGAGCCCCGGCTGCTGCGCATCGACCTGACCGAGGACCTGCTGTCGTGGAGCCCGGCGGTCTGCGGCGGCACCTTCGACGTGTTCATCGAGCGGGTCGCCCCCGCCCGATGA
- a CDS encoding XdhC/CoxI family protein encodes MTGDDAAPLTLAEAVHLAREALEGGEPMASVTVIDSRAGDGSAAPPPGTRMAVWADRRRGTLGDPRLDEQAAAFAREALAPGARVGTREISAGEVVCEIYAEPHHAPPELVIVGAGHIARPLCRVGALLGFRVTVLDDRPEFATRERFPEAAEVRRADFADPFAGVPITPRTHLVLVTRGHKYDFEALRDVLRRPTVPAYIGMVGSRRRTRAALEQLAREGIAPERIAAVRAPVGLDVHAETPEEIAVAIAAEMVLLRRGGTGRPLRETERVWERWVAPRGDRNPEGGGP; translated from the coding sequence TTGACGGGGGACGACGCGGCGCCGCTCACCCTGGCCGAGGCCGTTCACTTGGCCCGCGAGGCGCTGGAGGGCGGCGAGCCGATGGCCAGCGTGACGGTGATCGATTCCCGCGCCGGGGACGGCTCCGCCGCGCCGCCGCCGGGGACGCGCATGGCCGTCTGGGCGGACCGCCGGCGCGGCACGCTGGGCGATCCGCGGCTCGACGAGCAGGCCGCCGCCTTCGCGCGCGAGGCGCTGGCGCCCGGCGCGCGGGTGGGAACGCGCGAGATCTCCGCCGGCGAGGTGGTCTGCGAGATCTACGCGGAGCCGCACCACGCGCCGCCCGAGCTGGTGATCGTGGGCGCGGGGCACATCGCCCGGCCGCTCTGCCGCGTCGGCGCGCTGCTGGGGTTCCGCGTGACCGTGCTGGACGACCGCCCGGAGTTCGCCACGCGCGAGCGCTTTCCCGAGGCGGCGGAGGTGCGGCGCGCGGACTTCGCCGACCCGTTCGCGGGCGTCCCCATCACCCCGCGCACCCACCTGGTGCTGGTGACGCGCGGGCACAAGTACGACTTCGAGGCGCTGCGCGACGTGCTGCGCCGCCCCACGGTCCCCGCGTACATCGGGATGGTGGGGAGCCGCCGGCGGACGCGCGCCGCGCTGGAGCAGCTGGCGCGCGAGGGGATCGCGCCGGAGCGCATCGCCGCCGTGCGCGCGCCGGTGGGGCTGGACGTGCACGCGGAGACGCCGGAGGAGATCGCCGTCGCCATCGCCGCGGAGATGGTGCTGCTGCGCCGCGGCGGCACCGGGCGCCCGCTGCGCGAGACGGAGCGCGTGTGGGAGCGCTGGGTGGCGCCGCGCGGCGATCGCAACCCGGAGGGCGGCGGCCCGTAG